Proteins found in one Pseudomonas marvdashtae genomic segment:
- the ubiD gene encoding 4-hydroxy-3-polyprenylbenzoate decarboxylase, giving the protein MQYRDLRDFISGLEQRGELKRIQVPVSPVLEMTEVCDRTLRAKGPALLFENPTGYDIPVLGNLFGTPERVALGMGAEAVSELREIGKLLAFLKEPEPPKGLKDAWSKLPIFRKIISMAPKVVKDAICQEVVIEGDDVDLAMLPVQTCWPGDVGPLITWGLTVTKGPNKDRQNLGIYRQQVIGRNKVIMRWLSHRGGALDYREWCEKHPGQPFPVSVALGADPATILGAVTPVPDSLSEYAFAGLLRGNRTELVKCRGNDLQVPATAEIILEGVIHPGEMADEGPYGDHTGYYNEVDSFPVFTVERITHRIKPIYHSTYTGRPPDEPAILGLALNEVFVPILQKQFPEITDFYLPPEGCSYRMAVVTMKKSYPGHAKRVMLGVWSFLRQFMYTKFVIVTDDDINARDWNDVIWAITTRMDPKRDTVMIENTPIDYLDFASPVSGLGSKMGLDATHKWPGETTREWGRVIVKDEAVTQRIDAIWNQLGID; this is encoded by the coding sequence ATGCAGTATCGCGACTTGCGCGACTTTATCAGCGGTCTGGAACAGCGCGGCGAGCTCAAGCGCATCCAGGTGCCCGTGTCCCCTGTGCTGGAAATGACCGAGGTCTGCGACCGCACCTTGCGCGCAAAAGGCCCGGCGCTGCTGTTCGAGAACCCGACCGGCTACGACATTCCAGTATTGGGCAACCTGTTTGGCACGCCGGAGCGCGTGGCCCTGGGCATGGGCGCCGAGGCGGTCAGCGAATTGCGCGAAATCGGCAAGCTGTTGGCATTCCTCAAGGAACCCGAGCCGCCGAAGGGGCTGAAGGACGCCTGGTCGAAGCTGCCGATTTTCCGCAAGATCATTTCCATGGCGCCGAAAGTCGTCAAGGACGCAATCTGCCAGGAAGTGGTAATCGAAGGCGACGATGTCGACCTGGCCATGCTTCCGGTGCAGACCTGCTGGCCGGGCGACGTCGGGCCGCTGATCACCTGGGGCCTGACCGTCACCAAGGGGCCAAACAAGGACCGCCAGAATCTCGGTATCTACCGTCAGCAAGTGATTGGCCGCAACAAGGTCATCATGCGTTGGCTGAGTCACCGCGGTGGTGCGCTGGATTACCGCGAATGGTGCGAAAAGCACCCCGGCCAGCCCTTCCCGGTATCGGTGGCCCTGGGTGCAGACCCGGCGACCATTCTTGGCGCCGTCACGCCCGTGCCCGACAGCCTCTCCGAATATGCATTCGCCGGCCTGCTGCGGGGCAATCGCACCGAACTGGTGAAATGCCGTGGCAACGATCTGCAAGTACCGGCCACGGCCGAGATCATTCTCGAGGGCGTGATCCACCCGGGCGAAATGGCTGACGAAGGTCCTTACGGCGATCACACCGGCTATTACAACGAAGTCGACAGCTTCCCGGTGTTCACCGTCGAGCGCATCACCCACCGGATCAAGCCGATTTATCACAGCACCTACACGGGTCGTCCACCCGATGAGCCGGCGATCCTCGGCCTGGCGCTGAACGAAGTGTTCGTGCCGATCCTGCAGAAGCAATTCCCGGAGATCACCGATTTCTACCTGCCACCGGAAGGCTGCTCGTATCGCATGGCCGTGGTGACCATGAAGAAGTCGTATCCAGGGCATGCCAAGCGAGTCATGTTGGGCGTTTGGTCGTTTTTACGACAATTCATGTATACCAAGTTCGTTATTGTCACTGACGACGATATCAACGCACGAGACTGGAACGATGTGATCTGGGCCATCACCACGCGCATGGACCCCAAGCGCGACACGGTAATGATCGAGAACACACCGATCGATTATCTCGACTTCGCCTCGCCGGTGTCCGGCCTGGGGTCGAAGATGGGGCTCGATGCCACGCATAAATGGCCCGGTGAGACCACGCGTGAATGGGGCCGGGTTATCGTCAAGGATGAAGCCGTTACCCAACGGATCGATGCCATCTGGAATCAGTTAGGAATAGATTGA
- a CDS encoding gamma-glutamylcyclotransferase → MTAIESAITCALYPPRLELGPQLTREQLLASMQSTMSLHQGGPVWLFAYGSLIWRPECTAAERLRGRVHGYHRGLYLWSHEHRGTPELPGLVFGLDRGGSCSGFAYRLPQENLEDSLFALWQREMPVPSYRPHWLTCRLEDGNRVQALGFVLERHLPSYAGNLPDHVLSQVFESACGRYGTTRDYVEQTIHALRSHAMPDRNLEARLRRCKSTLDQTTASRL, encoded by the coding sequence ATGACCGCTATCGAATCCGCCATAACCTGCGCCCTGTACCCGCCACGACTCGAGTTGGGTCCACAGCTGACCCGCGAACAATTGCTCGCCTCCATGCAGTCGACCATGAGTCTTCATCAAGGCGGCCCGGTCTGGTTGTTCGCCTACGGCTCGTTGATCTGGCGGCCGGAGTGCACGGCAGCGGAGCGATTGCGCGGTCGGGTCCACGGTTATCATCGTGGATTGTATCTATGGTCCCATGAGCATCGCGGTACGCCGGAACTGCCGGGCTTGGTGTTCGGGCTGGATCGCGGCGGCTCTTGCAGCGGTTTCGCTTACCGATTGCCACAAGAGAACCTTGAGGATTCGTTGTTTGCCCTGTGGCAGCGCGAAATGCCGGTCCCGTCCTACCGCCCGCACTGGCTCACGTGCCGTCTTGAGGATGGCAACCGGGTTCAAGCCTTGGGTTTCGTGTTGGAGCGACACTTGCCCAGCTATGCCGGCAACCTGCCGGATCATGTGCTGAGCCAAGTGTTCGAAAGTGCCTGCGGGCGTTATGGCACGACTCGCGATTATGTCGAGCAGACCATCCACGCCCTGCGCAGCCACGCCATGCCAGACCGGAATCTGGAGGCGCGGCTCAGGCGCTGCAAATCAACGCTGGATCAGACGACCGCTTCGCGGCTCTGA
- a CDS encoding CDP-6-deoxy-delta-3,4-glucoseen reductase, with protein MRVTLQPSGAVLEIQPAERILDGARRLGYECPQSCRNGNCHVCGALLVEGRVEQAGEVRDHGEIFTCIAEPLEDCVLLWDGVLAPGELPVRSLACQVTECAEVGGDVWRVRLRAPAGKPPRYHAGQYLMIERENGEKSAFSLASAPHSGRDLQLHVLVRESSAQSLLDQLQRNPNVRIEMPFGDTHLSELPDGPLVLIAAGTGMAQMHSLIEHCRAQGFKHPVHLYWGVRRPEDFYEIEHWDEWKSLPNLYLHKVVSDLCGWEGRCGMLHEAVCEDIADLSGVYVYASGSPAMIYATLDALVGAGMDAHQMRADVFAYAPRA; from the coding sequence ATGCGTGTAACGTTGCAGCCTTCCGGCGCGGTGCTGGAGATACAGCCGGCCGAGCGGATTCTCGATGGCGCCCGGCGCCTGGGCTACGAATGCCCGCAAAGCTGCCGCAATGGCAACTGTCACGTGTGTGGCGCGTTGCTGGTGGAGGGCCGCGTGGAGCAGGCCGGAGAGGTGCGTGATCACGGTGAGATCTTTACGTGCATCGCCGAGCCCCTGGAGGATTGCGTGCTGCTATGGGATGGCGTGCTGGCGCCGGGTGAGTTGCCGGTACGCAGCCTGGCATGCCAGGTTACCGAGTGCGCCGAAGTGGGCGGCGATGTCTGGCGGGTACGCCTGCGTGCGCCAGCGGGCAAGCCGCCGCGCTACCACGCGGGGCAGTATTTGATGATTGAGCGGGAGAACGGTGAGAAGTCAGCGTTCTCCCTGGCTTCTGCACCGCATTCGGGGCGCGACCTGCAATTGCATGTATTGGTGCGCGAAAGCAGTGCGCAGAGCCTTTTGGACCAGCTGCAGCGCAACCCCAACGTGCGCATCGAGATGCCTTTTGGTGACACGCATCTGTCCGAGCTGCCGGATGGCCCGCTGGTCTTGATCGCTGCCGGGACCGGCATGGCGCAGATGCACAGCCTGATCGAGCACTGCCGCGCGCAGGGGTTCAAGCACCCGGTGCATCTGTATTGGGGTGTGCGGCGTCCGGAAGATTTCTATGAGATCGAGCATTGGGACGAATGGAAGTCGCTGCCCAATCTGTACCTGCACAAAGTCGTCAGCGATTTGTGCGGCTGGGAAGGGCGCTGCGGCATGCTCCACGAAGCCGTCTGCGAGGATATCGCTGATCTTTCGGGGGTCTATGTCTACGCCAGCGGTTCGCCGGCGATGATCTACGCCACGCTCGATGCGCTCGTGGGCGCTGGAATGGACGCTCATCAGATGCGTGCCGATGTGTTTGCGTATGCGCCGCGGGCTTGA
- the rho gene encoding transcription termination factor Rho, with protein MNLTELKQKPITELLELAEQMGIENMARSRKQDVIFSLLKKHAKSGEEISGDGVLEILQDGFGFLRSADASYLAGPDDIYVSPSQIRRFNLRTGDTIVGKIRPPKEGERYFALLKVDTINFDRPENAKNKILFENLTPLFPTVRMKMEAGNGSTEDLTGRVIDLCAPIGKGQRGLIVAPPKAGKTIMLQNIAANIARNNPEVHLIVLLIDERPEEVTEMQRTVRGEVVASTFDEPPTRHVQVAEMVIEKAKRLVEHKKDVVILLDSITRLARAYNTVIPSSGKVLTGGVDAHALEKPKRFFGAARNIEEGGSLTIIATALVETGSKMDEVIYEEFKGTGNMELPLDRRIAEKRVFPAININRSGTRREELLTADDELQRMWILRKLLHPMDEVAAIEFLIDKLKTTKTNDEFFLSMKRK; from the coding sequence ATGAATCTGACTGAACTCAAGCAAAAGCCGATTACCGAACTGCTCGAATTGGCCGAACAGATGGGCATAGAAAATATGGCCCGTTCGCGCAAGCAGGACGTGATTTTCTCCCTGCTCAAGAAGCACGCGAAAAGCGGCGAGGAAATCTCCGGTGATGGCGTGCTGGAGATTCTCCAGGACGGCTTCGGCTTTCTCCGCTCCGCAGACGCTTCCTACCTTGCCGGCCCAGACGATATCTACGTCTCGCCGAGCCAGATCCGTCGCTTCAACTTGCGCACCGGTGACACCATCGTTGGCAAGATCCGACCTCCGAAGGAAGGCGAGCGTTATTTCGCCCTGCTCAAGGTCGACACGATCAACTTCGACCGTCCGGAAAACGCAAAGAACAAGATTCTCTTCGAGAACCTGACGCCGCTGTTCCCGACCGTGCGCATGAAGATGGAAGCCGGCAACGGTTCCACTGAAGACCTCACCGGTCGTGTCATCGACCTGTGCGCACCCATCGGCAAAGGCCAGCGCGGCCTGATCGTGGCACCGCCGAAAGCGGGCAAGACGATCATGCTGCAGAACATCGCAGCCAACATTGCCCGTAACAACCCTGAAGTTCACCTGATCGTGCTGCTGATCGACGAACGTCCGGAAGAAGTGACCGAGATGCAGCGCACCGTGCGCGGCGAAGTGGTTGCCTCGACCTTCGACGAGCCGCCGACCCGCCACGTGCAGGTAGCTGAGATGGTGATCGAGAAGGCCAAGCGCCTGGTCGAGCACAAGAAGGACGTGGTGATCCTGCTCGACTCCATCACTCGTCTGGCCCGTGCCTACAACACTGTGATCCCGAGCTCCGGCAAAGTGCTGACCGGTGGTGTCGATGCCCATGCCCTGGAGAAACCGAAGCGTTTCTTCGGTGCCGCGCGGAACATCGAAGAAGGCGGCTCGTTGACCATCATCGCCACCGCGCTGGTTGAAACCGGCTCGAAGATGGACGAAGTGATCTACGAGGAGTTCAAGGGTACCGGCAACATGGAACTGCCCCTGGACCGTCGCATCGCCGAGAAACGTGTGTTCCCGGCCATCAACATCAACCGTTCCGGCACCCGTCGCGAAGAATTGCTGACCGCCGATGACGAGTTGCAGCGCATGTGGATCTTGCGCAAGCTGCTGCATCCAATGGATGAGGTGGCAGCCATCGAGTTCTTGATCGACAAGCTGAAGACGACCAAGACCAACGATGAGTTCTTCCTGTCGATGAAACGCAAGTAA
- the glpT gene encoding glycerol-3-phosphate transporter, producing MFAFFRPAVHQAVLPEEKIDSTYRRLRWQIFAGIFIGYAGYYLLRKNFSLAMPYLIDEGYTRGQLGLAMSAIAIAYGLSKFLMGLVSDRSNPRYFLPFGLLVSAGVMFVFGFAPWATSSVTIMFILLFINGWAQGMGWPPSGRTMVHWWSQKERGGVVSVWNVAHNVGGGLIGPLFLLGMAWFNDWHAAFYVPATVALFVAVFAFATMRDTPQSVGLPPIEKYKNDYPEGYDASHENEFSAKEIFVKYVLRNKMLWYIAMANVFVYLLRYGVLDWAPTYLKEAKGFTVDKSSWAYFFYEWAGIPGTLLCGWMSDKIFRGNRGLTGMVFMALVTVATLVYWLNPAGNPTVDMIALVSIGFLIYGPVMLIGLQALELAPKKAAGTAAGFTGLFGYLGGSVAASAAMGYTVDHFGWDGGFVLLIGACLLAMAFLAPTLWHKQIASQSREAVV from the coding sequence ATGTTTGCCTTCTTCCGACCAGCCGTACACCAGGCAGTCCTGCCTGAAGAAAAAATAGACAGCACCTACCGACGCCTTCGCTGGCAGATTTTCGCCGGGATTTTCATTGGCTATGCGGGTTACTACCTGCTGCGCAAAAACTTCTCCCTGGCCATGCCATACCTCATCGACGAGGGTTACACCCGCGGCCAATTGGGCTTGGCCATGTCGGCCATTGCCATTGCCTACGGATTGTCGAAATTCTTGATGGGCCTGGTGTCCGATCGCTCCAATCCACGCTACTTCCTGCCATTTGGCTTGTTGGTGTCAGCCGGTGTGATGTTCGTTTTCGGTTTTGCGCCGTGGGCAACGTCCAGCGTAACCATCATGTTCATCCTCCTGTTCATCAACGGCTGGGCCCAAGGCATGGGCTGGCCGCCGAGCGGACGGACCATGGTGCACTGGTGGTCGCAGAAGGAACGTGGCGGCGTGGTGTCGGTGTGGAACGTGGCGCACAACGTCGGCGGCGGCCTGATCGGCCCGCTGTTCCTGCTGGGCATGGCCTGGTTCAATGATTGGCACGCGGCATTCTATGTGCCGGCCACGGTGGCGCTGTTCGTCGCGGTATTTGCCTTCGCGACCATGCGCGACACCCCGCAATCGGTGGGCCTGCCGCCAATCGAGAAATACAAGAACGACTACCCTGAAGGCTACGACGCCAGCCACGAGAACGAATTCAGCGCCAAGGAAATTTTCGTCAAGTACGTGCTGCGCAACAAGATGCTGTGGTACATCGCCATGGCCAACGTCTTCGTCTACTTGTTGCGCTACGGCGTGCTGGACTGGGCGCCGACCTACCTCAAGGAAGCCAAGGGCTTCACGGTGGACAAGAGCTCCTGGGCTTACTTCTTCTACGAATGGGCAGGTATTCCGGGCACGCTGTTGTGTGGCTGGATGTCCGACAAGATCTTCCGTGGCAATCGTGGCCTGACCGGCATGGTATTCATGGCGTTGGTAACCGTGGCGACCCTGGTGTACTGGCTGAACCCGGCCGGCAACCCGACCGTCGACATGATCGCCCTGGTTTCCATCGGCTTCCTGATCTACGGCCCGGTCATGCTGATCGGCTTGCAAGCGCTTGAGCTGGCGCCGAAGAAAGCCGCCGGTACCGCCGCGGGCTTCACTGGGTTATTCGGTTACCTGGGCGGCTCGGTCGCGGCCAGCGCCGCCATGGGCTACACCGTGGACCACTTCGGCTGGGACGGCGGCTTCGTACTGTTGATCGGTGCCTGCCTATTGGCAATGGCATTCCTCGCGCCCACCCTGTGGCACAAGCAAATCGCCAGTCAGAGCCGCGAAGCGGTCGTCTGA
- a CDS encoding NADPH:quinone oxidoreductase family protein, producing the protein MKAVLCKEFGPAESLVLEDVASPVIKKNEVLLDVHAAGVNFPDTLIIEGKYQFKPPFPFSPGGEAAGVVREVGEKVSHLKVGDRVMALTGWGSFAEQVAVPGYNVLSIPSTMDFNTAAAFSMTYGTSMHALKQRANLQPGETLLVLGASGGVGLAAVEIGKAMGARVIAAASSAEKLAVAKAAGADELINYSENSLKDEIKRLTDGQGADVIYDPVGGDLFDQAIRAIAWNGRLLVVGFASGRIPELPVNLALLKGAAVVGVFWGSFAQRQPQDNAANFQQLFGWFAEGKLKPLVSQVYPLSNAAQAINDLGQRKAVGKVVVQVR; encoded by the coding sequence ATGAAAGCCGTGCTGTGCAAAGAGTTCGGTCCCGCCGAATCGCTGGTGCTGGAAGACGTCGCCAGTCCAGTCATAAAGAAGAATGAAGTGCTGCTGGACGTGCACGCCGCCGGGGTGAATTTTCCTGACACCTTGATCATCGAGGGCAAATACCAGTTCAAGCCACCCTTCCCGTTTTCCCCGGGCGGCGAAGCGGCGGGCGTCGTCCGTGAAGTGGGAGAAAAGGTCAGCCACCTGAAAGTCGGCGACCGGGTCATGGCGCTCACCGGTTGGGGCAGCTTCGCCGAGCAGGTGGCGGTACCGGGCTACAACGTATTGTCGATTCCTTCGACCATGGACTTCAACACCGCTGCCGCCTTCAGCATGACCTACGGCACCTCGATGCACGCCCTCAAGCAGCGAGCCAACTTGCAGCCCGGTGAAACCCTGCTGGTGCTCGGCGCCTCCGGCGGAGTCGGCCTGGCGGCGGTGGAAATCGGCAAGGCCATGGGCGCCAGGGTCATTGCCGCCGCCAGCAGCGCGGAGAAACTCGCCGTGGCCAAGGCCGCCGGTGCCGACGAATTGATCAACTACAGCGAAAACAGCCTCAAGGATGAAATCAAGCGCCTGACCGACGGCCAGGGCGCCGATGTGATCTACGATCCGGTGGGCGGAGACCTGTTCGACCAGGCCATCCGCGCCATCGCCTGGAACGGCCGGTTGCTGGTCGTCGGCTTCGCCAGCGGACGCATCCCCGAACTGCCGGTGAACCTGGCCCTGCTCAAGGGCGCCGCCGTAGTCGGCGTGTTCTGGGGCTCATTTGCCCAGCGCCAGCCCCAAGACAACGCTGCCAACTTCCAGCAATTGTTCGGCTGGTTCGCCGAAGGAAAGCTGAAGCCGCTGGTATCGCAAGTGTACCCACTGAGCAACGCCGCCCAGGCGATCAATGACCTTGGGCAGCGCAAGGCTGTGGGGAAGGTGGTTGTGCAGGTGCGTTGA